From a region of the Chitinophaga caseinilytica genome:
- a CDS encoding DUF4407 domain-containing protein codes for MTDTTQQQDHRPVKSKEPDGWSRFLWWLAAADPEVLADCRADRERYRIIGLAVLVTALFATLAWGYFFSTVVKDDLLNYGLALFFGFAVLCIDRSLIAAMQRNGKVQVLPVAFRLILAITIGLFISQPVVLMLFQKDVQAQMVVDRQKKMEDFRKQQTTYNSERTTRLRTQLVGLDKTLADREKQVKDYKDAYIRETDGTGGSGKIGEYAIAKVKRNEYLKAEDELRQLRSETATLREGPLAELALIQAEDSTRESAYRATLTDGFLAQVEALNTLTEEKPPLKQRYRLIVFIITLIEIMPLLTKLMMPKGEYDARLAAITASSINESELSAAQQKQLQQHFTEGAGAADKEVMDHIFGLTASARRRESEKLVEEWERADGRSFRKLWASARRLLLLHKA; via the coding sequence ATGACCGACACCACGCAACAACAAGATCACCGACCGGTAAAAAGCAAAGAACCCGATGGCTGGAGCCGCTTCCTGTGGTGGCTCGCCGCCGCAGATCCCGAAGTGCTGGCAGATTGCCGCGCAGACCGCGAAAGGTACCGCATCATCGGCCTGGCGGTGCTCGTGACGGCCCTTTTCGCCACCCTGGCCTGGGGGTATTTTTTCTCCACCGTCGTGAAAGACGACCTGCTCAATTACGGACTGGCCCTGTTTTTCGGGTTCGCCGTACTCTGTATCGACAGGAGCCTCATCGCCGCGATGCAGCGCAACGGGAAAGTACAGGTGCTGCCCGTCGCCTTCCGCCTCATCCTCGCCATCACCATCGGCCTGTTCATCTCGCAGCCCGTGGTGCTGATGCTTTTCCAGAAAGACGTGCAGGCGCAGATGGTGGTAGACCGGCAAAAGAAGATGGAAGATTTCCGCAAACAGCAAACCACCTATAATTCCGAACGCACCACGCGGCTGCGCACGCAGCTGGTGGGGCTCGATAAAACGCTCGCCGACCGCGAAAAGCAGGTGAAAGACTACAAAGACGCCTACATCCGCGAAACCGACGGCACCGGCGGCTCCGGGAAGATCGGGGAGTACGCCATCGCGAAAGTGAAACGGAACGAATACCTGAAAGCCGAAGACGAATTGCGGCAATTAAGGTCTGAAACCGCCACCCTCCGCGAAGGTCCGCTGGCAGAACTGGCGCTCATCCAGGCGGAAGACAGCACCCGCGAATCGGCCTACCGCGCTACGTTGACAGACGGGTTCCTCGCGCAGGTAGAGGCGCTCAACACGCTCACGGAAGAAAAACCGCCGCTCAAACAACGGTACCGGCTCATCGTATTCATCATCACCCTCATCGAGATCATGCCACTGTTAACCAAGCTCATGATGCCCAAAGGCGAGTACGATGCCCGCCTGGCGGCCATCACCGCGTCCAGCATCAACGAATCCGAACTGTCGGCCGCACAGCAAAAGCAATTGCAGCAACATTTTACCGAAGGCGCGGGAGCGGCAGACAAGGAAGTGATGGACCATATTTTCGGGTTGACGGCTTCCGCACGGCGCCGGGAATCGGAAAAACTGGTGGAGGAATGGGAACGGGCCGACGGACGGAGCTTCCGCAAACTCTGGGCTTCCGCGCGGAGGCTGCTATTACTCCATAAAGCCTGA
- a CDS encoding VOC family protein: MELLAPIPTLATPSLQETVDFYVTVLDFTCKALDEQWKFASIQKDKVTMQLVHPQAKYPFGSSTPFEEPVFTGEIYIHMDGIDELWEKVKDRAEICFPVQNFDYGMREFGIYDNNGYLIQFGQQISA; this comes from the coding sequence ATGGAACTGCTGGCACCCATTCCTACACTGGCTACACCATCACTCCAGGAAACGGTAGACTTTTATGTTACCGTGCTGGATTTTACCTGTAAGGCGCTGGACGAACAATGGAAGTTCGCGTCTATTCAGAAAGACAAAGTCACCATGCAACTGGTGCATCCGCAGGCGAAATATCCTTTCGGCAGCTCAACGCCTTTCGAAGAGCCCGTTTTCACCGGTGAAATCTATATTCATATGGATGGGATCGATGAATTGTGGGAGAAGGTGAAAGACCGTGCGGAGATTTGCTTCCCCGTTCAGAATTTCGATTATGGCATGCGCGAATTCGGGATTTACGACAACAATGGTTATCTGATCCAGTTCGGACAGCAGATCAGCGCGTAA
- a CDS encoding TonB-dependent receptor, translated as MKQVYLLMLAGALGAHTAAARSTYYITAAVSDTAATLSEEENPAKGSLKGHVSTADGKPAGFVTVVVRELNRGTTTGEDGSFSLRNLKPGSYTLFISSVGLKPVEKQITITGEQGTEINISLEETAHQLSEVVISDKRTQNDRPVNLSKLPIPVMDLPQAVAVIGQATIREQQAQRLSDVVKNVNGVYLASTRAGTQETFSARGYGFGSYNMFKNGARVNSGTFPEMSSLERVEVLKGSAAILYGQVAPGAVMNLVTKQPKFEGGGEVSMRVGSYDLYKPSFDIYGPISGKVAYRVNGTYESAGSYRDHVSSKRYYVNPSLLFKVSPRTEIIVQGDYLKHDYTPDFGIGTNNGKSIVDVPRNTFFGTSWQYSKVQQATAGVTVRHQLNSNWSINGNVAFQQYKRDYYSIERLQFSKDSLDRPLGKALNDERYVSATIDLTGKFRTGSVEHTVLAGVDADKYTTDNTTAWDFEGGYGTSKNLYDKISFRDLGQKPGRQDMPMATAREINRLPVSRFGGYVQDLVSISEKLKVLAGIRWSYIGNEAQRKTVYKTGAETFTKGQYDNAFSPRFGVVYKPIPTTALFVSYSNSFTTNSGYDLNKEALKPSLIDQYEAGVKNDFFAGKLSANLTVYKIRNSNLAQVATYTRDGQINGDANMKELIGGTTSNGVEIDLAGHPVAGLDIVAGYSYNDIFVSKAITPAEGKTNGNLLKGDRLVNNPHHTANASVFYTLQNGGAKGLKFGVMAFYTGDRNVGWNNTTAQPDRMFNVKGYTTLDLNIGYGWKQFSVMAKLSNITNEYNFLVHENYSINPIPPRQFTATVAYRFKYK; from the coding sequence ATGAAGCAAGTTTACCTCCTGATGCTCGCCGGCGCCCTTGGGGCCCACACGGCGGCAGCACGATCAACCTACTATATAACTGCAGCAGTTTCCGATACTGCAGCCACCTTATCTGAAGAAGAAAACCCCGCCAAAGGTTCCCTCAAAGGACATGTATCCACCGCCGACGGCAAGCCCGCCGGCTTCGTAACCGTTGTAGTGCGCGAACTCAACCGCGGCACCACCACCGGCGAAGACGGGTCCTTCTCCCTCCGCAACCTCAAGCCCGGATCTTACACCCTCTTCATATCGTCTGTCGGCCTTAAGCCTGTTGAAAAACAGATCACCATCACCGGTGAACAAGGCACGGAAATCAATATTTCGCTGGAAGAAACGGCTCACCAGCTTTCCGAAGTGGTGATTTCCGACAAGCGCACCCAGAACGATCGCCCCGTTAACCTGAGCAAACTGCCCATCCCCGTGATGGACCTTCCCCAGGCGGTAGCCGTGATCGGCCAGGCCACCATCCGCGAACAGCAGGCCCAGCGCCTCAGCGACGTGGTGAAAAACGTGAACGGCGTTTACCTCGCTTCCACGCGCGCCGGTACCCAGGAAACCTTCTCCGCCCGCGGTTACGGTTTCGGGAGCTATAATATGTTCAAAAACGGTGCACGCGTCAACTCCGGCACTTTCCCGGAAATGAGCTCCCTCGAGCGCGTTGAAGTGCTCAAAGGCAGCGCCGCCATCCTCTACGGACAGGTGGCCCCCGGCGCCGTGATGAACCTCGTCACCAAACAGCCCAAATTCGAAGGCGGCGGGGAAGTGAGCATGCGCGTAGGCAGCTACGACCTCTACAAACCCTCTTTCGATATCTACGGCCCCATCAGCGGCAAAGTAGCCTACCGCGTAAACGGTACCTACGAATCCGCCGGCAGCTACCGCGACCACGTCAGCAGCAAACGCTACTACGTGAACCCTTCGCTGCTCTTCAAAGTATCTCCCCGCACCGAAATCATCGTGCAGGGCGATTACCTGAAACACGATTACACGCCCGACTTCGGCATCGGCACCAACAACGGTAAATCCATCGTAGACGTTCCGCGGAACACTTTCTTCGGCACCTCCTGGCAGTATTCCAAAGTTCAGCAGGCCACTGCGGGCGTTACCGTAAGGCATCAGCTGAACAGCAACTGGAGCATCAACGGCAACGTGGCTTTCCAGCAATACAAAAGGGATTATTACTCCATCGAAAGACTGCAGTTCTCGAAAGATTCGCTGGACCGGCCGCTCGGCAAAGCACTTAACGACGAAAGATACGTTAGCGCTACGATCGACCTCACCGGTAAATTCAGGACCGGGTCCGTTGAACATACCGTACTTGCAGGTGTAGACGCTGATAAATATACCACCGACAATACCACTGCCTGGGATTTCGAAGGCGGATACGGCACCAGCAAAAACCTGTACGACAAGATCAGCTTCCGCGACCTCGGTCAAAAGCCCGGCCGCCAGGATATGCCGATGGCTACCGCCAGGGAGATCAACAGGCTGCCCGTTTCCCGTTTCGGTGGTTATGTGCAAGACCTGGTAAGCATTTCCGAAAAACTGAAAGTGCTCGCCGGCATCCGCTGGAGCTATATCGGCAACGAGGCGCAAAGGAAAACCGTGTACAAAACCGGCGCGGAAACTTTCACCAAAGGCCAATACGACAACGCTTTCTCACCCCGTTTCGGTGTGGTATATAAACCTATCCCCACCACGGCCCTGTTCGTAAGCTACAGCAATTCCTTCACCACCAACTCCGGGTACGACCTGAACAAAGAAGCCCTCAAGCCTTCGCTCATCGATCAGTACGAAGCGGGCGTGAAGAACGATTTCTTTGCCGGCAAACTGTCTGCCAACCTTACCGTTTACAAGATCAGGAACAGCAACCTCGCGCAGGTGGCTACTTATACCCGCGATGGACAAATCAACGGAGACGCGAACATGAAGGAGCTCATCGGCGGTACTACCAGCAACGGCGTTGAGATCGACCTGGCGGGGCATCCCGTTGCAGGGCTCGATATCGTGGCCGGTTACAGCTATAACGATATCTTCGTGTCCAAAGCCATTACTCCCGCTGAAGGCAAAACCAACGGCAACCTCCTGAAAGGCGACCGCCTCGTGAACAACCCGCACCACACCGCTAACGCCAGCGTTTTCTACACCCTGCAGAACGGCGGCGCGAAAGGCCTGAAATTCGGCGTGATGGCGTTCTACACCGGCGATCGCAATGTGGGCTGGAACAATACCACCGCGCAGCCCGACCGTATGTTCAATGTCAAAGGCTACACCACGCTCGATCTGAACATCGGCTACGGCTGGAAGCAATTCTCCGTAATGGCGAAGCTGTCCAACATCACCAACGAATACAACTTCCTGGTGCATGAAAACTACAGCATCAACCCGATCCCGCCGCGGCAGTTCACCGCTACCGTAGCGTACCGCTTCAAATACAAATAA
- a CDS encoding LytTR family DNA-binding domain-containing protein, with product MKMTAIAIDDEPVALSVIAAHAEKVPFMELKRTFTNAFEAMDYLRREKIDLLFLDIKMPDISGLDFLSGLHEPPMTIFTTAYSEHAVQSFELDAIDYLLKPFSLARFLKACNKAHSLLLLKQDKPSAVPQPQDYIFVKSGYEQCKVAFQDIHYVESAGNYVQFVLGDRKLLSRLSMQDALDLLPAGQFTRVHRSYIVANARVDRIDRNSVYVGNTDIPIGAAFAEAVGKISGEA from the coding sequence ATGAAAATGACAGCCATAGCGATAGACGATGAGCCCGTGGCGCTTTCGGTGATCGCCGCGCATGCGGAGAAAGTACCTTTCATGGAACTGAAGCGCACGTTCACCAACGCTTTCGAAGCCATGGACTACCTGCGGCGCGAGAAGATCGACCTGTTGTTCCTCGACATCAAAATGCCCGATATTTCCGGGCTCGATTTCCTGTCGGGCCTCCACGAGCCGCCCATGACCATTTTCACGACGGCGTATTCCGAACATGCCGTGCAGAGCTTTGAGCTGGACGCGATCGATTATCTCCTGAAACCCTTTTCCCTCGCACGTTTCCTGAAAGCCTGCAATAAAGCGCACAGCCTGTTGCTGCTGAAGCAGGACAAACCCTCCGCTGTTCCCCAACCGCAGGATTACATTTTCGTCAAAAGCGGGTACGAGCAATGCAAGGTTGCGTTCCAGGACATCCATTACGTGGAAAGCGCCGGCAATTACGTGCAATTCGTGCTGGGCGACCGCAAGCTGCTCAGCCGCCTTTCCATGCAGGATGCGCTGGACCTTTTGCCTGCTGGCCAGTTCACCCGGGTGCACCGGTCTTACATCGTCGCCAATGCGCGGGTAGACCGCATCGACCGGAACAGCGTGTATGTGGGGAATACGGACATTCCCATCGGTGCGGCATTTGCGGAAGCGGTGGGGAAGATCAGCGGGGAGGCATAA
- a CDS encoding agmatine deiminase family protein encodes MIQPTPRELGYYFPAEFHPHTATWLSWPHKEASWPGKIDAIFPHYSRFIKYLADSELVRINVADEAMKTFATRHLQNAGVNVGNVEFFIHPTNDAWCRDHGPAFLINPNAEKKKAVVDWNYNAWGGKYPPFDLDDVIPTRIARHFDLPLFEPGIIMEGGSVEFNGKGTILTSTCCLLNENRNPHLNREQVEKYLHDFYGANQVLWVEEGIVGDDTDGHIDDTIRFVNEDTVLTVIESDKNDENYDILQQNLRQLKAMRLLNGKPLNIVELPMPDAVIWEDQRLPASYANFYIANKYVIVPTFQCNKDEQALRIIADCFRDREVVGVDSTDIIWGLGSFHCLSQQEPAI; translated from the coding sequence ATGATACAACCTACGCCCCGGGAACTGGGTTACTACTTCCCGGCTGAGTTCCATCCGCATACCGCCACCTGGCTGAGCTGGCCCCACAAGGAAGCCAGCTGGCCCGGAAAGATCGATGCCATCTTTCCCCACTACAGCCGTTTTATCAAATACCTGGCAGACAGTGAACTGGTGCGCATCAACGTGGCAGACGAAGCCATGAAAACCTTCGCCACCAGGCACCTCCAGAACGCCGGCGTGAACGTCGGGAACGTGGAATTCTTCATCCACCCCACCAACGACGCCTGGTGCCGCGACCATGGCCCCGCATTCCTCATCAACCCCAACGCCGAAAAGAAAAAGGCGGTGGTAGACTGGAACTATAACGCCTGGGGCGGGAAATACCCTCCCTTCGACCTCGACGATGTGATCCCCACCCGCATCGCCCGCCATTTCGACCTGCCGCTCTTCGAGCCGGGCATCATCATGGAAGGCGGATCGGTGGAATTTAACGGGAAAGGGACCATCCTCACCAGCACCTGCTGCCTGCTCAACGAAAACCGTAACCCGCACCTCAACCGCGAACAGGTCGAAAAGTACCTGCACGATTTCTACGGCGCCAACCAGGTGCTTTGGGTGGAAGAAGGCATCGTGGGCGACGATACCGACGGGCATATCGACGATACCATCCGGTTCGTGAACGAAGACACCGTGCTGACCGTCATCGAATCCGACAAAAACGACGAGAACTACGACATCCTCCAGCAGAACCTGCGCCAGCTCAAAGCCATGCGCCTGCTGAACGGCAAGCCCCTCAACATCGTGGAGCTGCCCATGCCCGATGCGGTAATCTGGGAAGACCAGCGCCTGCCGGCCTCCTACGCCAACTTCTACATCGCCAACAAATACGTCATCGTTCCCACTTTCCAGTGCAACAAAGACGAGCAGGCCCTGCGCATCATCGCCGACTGCTTCCGCGACCGCGAAGTGGTGGGGGTAGATTCTACAGACATCATCTGGGGCCTCGGCAGTTTCCATTGCCTGAGCCAGCAGGAACCCGCGATTTAA
- a CDS encoding carbon-nitrogen hydrolase, whose translation MSKVKVGYVQMSCSANKADNLAKAIEKVRETAASGAQIICLQELFTSLYFCDVEDYENFKLAEPIPGPSTESLGAVAKELGVVIIASLFEKRTEGLYHNTTAVLDADGSYLGKYRKMHIPDDPAYYEKFYFTPGDLGYKVFKTKFATIGVLICWDQWYPEAARITALMGAQILFYPTAIGWATNQDEATNTEQYNAWQTIQRSHAVANGIHVVSVNRTGFEQDGLMKFWGGSFVANPFGTVLHQSSHTDEENVVLELDLSKTDRYRTHWPFLRDRRIDSYQPITKRYIDDEQ comes from the coding sequence ATGTCTAAAGTAAAAGTCGGCTACGTTCAGATGAGCTGTTCCGCCAACAAGGCGGACAATCTTGCCAAAGCCATCGAAAAGGTCCGGGAAACCGCGGCCAGTGGGGCGCAGATCATCTGCCTCCAGGAACTGTTCACTTCGCTGTATTTCTGCGATGTGGAAGATTACGAGAATTTTAAACTGGCCGAGCCCATCCCCGGCCCTTCTACCGAATCCCTCGGTGCGGTGGCCAAAGAGCTGGGGGTGGTGATCATCGCTTCCCTGTTCGAAAAACGGACGGAAGGCCTCTACCACAACACCACCGCCGTGCTGGACGCCGATGGCTCCTATCTCGGCAAATATCGCAAAATGCACATCCCCGACGATCCGGCGTATTACGAGAAGTTTTACTTCACCCCCGGCGATCTCGGATATAAAGTCTTCAAAACCAAATTCGCCACCATCGGCGTGCTCATCTGCTGGGACCAATGGTACCCCGAAGCCGCGCGCATCACGGCGCTCATGGGCGCACAGATCCTCTTCTACCCCACCGCCATCGGCTGGGCCACGAACCAGGACGAAGCCACCAATACCGAACAATACAACGCCTGGCAAACCATCCAGCGCAGCCATGCCGTCGCCAACGGCATTCACGTGGTGAGCGTGAACAGGACTGGTTTCGAGCAAGACGGGCTTATGAAATTCTGGGGCGGCTCCTTCGTTGCCAACCCCTTCGGCACCGTGCTCCACCAAAGCTCGCACACCGATGAAGAAAACGTGGTATTGGAGCTCGACCTTTCCAAAACAGACCGCTACCGCACGCATTGGCCTTTCCTGCGCGACCGCCGCATCGACTCCTACCAACCGATCACCAAACGCTACATAGACGACGAACAATGA
- a CDS encoding DUF4920 domain-containing protein, whose product MRKILFLFAAALLAAGGAQAQTQIAPAAPGVTYGKSIDAQGAVALNDLEKQIGSDTSYTGKIEGKVVEVCKKKGCFMKLERENGEAVMVKFTDYAFFMPQNIVGKTVVLEGKAKVTETSVERLRHYAEDAGKSKAEIEKINAPKKDIVIVADGVVVVK is encoded by the coding sequence ATGAGAAAAATCCTTTTCCTGTTTGCCGCGGCGCTCCTGGCCGCAGGCGGGGCTCAGGCCCAAACCCAGATCGCACCTGCCGCACCCGGTGTTACATACGGCAAATCCATTGACGCACAAGGCGCTGTGGCGCTGAACGATCTCGAAAAGCAGATCGGGTCAGACACTTCCTATACCGGCAAGATCGAAGGCAAAGTGGTGGAAGTGTGCAAAAAGAAAGGCTGCTTCATGAAACTGGAGCGCGAAAACGGCGAAGCCGTGATGGTGAAATTCACGGATTACGCGTTTTTCATGCCGCAGAACATCGTGGGCAAAACCGTGGTGCTGGAAGGTAAGGCGAAAGTGACGGAAACTTCCGTGGAAAGACTGCGCCATTACGCGGAAGACGCGGGCAAAAGCAAAGCCGAGATCGAAAAGATCAATGCACCGAAGAAAGACATCGTGATCGTCGCCGACGGGGTGGTGGTCGTAAAATAA
- a CDS encoding sensor histidine kinase, translating into MNKLQKVEIWAATGIYLLALFTILFPVLSDDGRYSGLAWMYENNGVPYDHFLHAVWPGLLTYTAMYGGFILLNFRAMPQFVEHHRYWRGIAISLGVAVGAFLMLMVAESWKYGYRTDFSSVRAFHNWCAGRALIIDFVCLVAFAFYSGMKSLLLAGAENGWGRRIAGIKIPADMVILVIVWLAVTFFFILDRHPARTNLFFWSAGCYIICYYFISRRFFGPLLRKERHWKELLPNAIMVFLITYVLACVLADASTNISHMAPFYILIFVCQLLMVIPLAWWLTWATLSQKNEVLTLEKALGRSSANLDFLRSQINPHFLFNALNTLYGTALQEQAGRTSEGIQKLGDMMRFMLHENTEEKIHLSKEVGYLQNYIALQRLRTQESPDIKIEVNIQDANCEHAIAPMLLIPFVENAFKHGISLRNRSWIVVSLSCDDHHIYFDAYNSLHPKRENDPERNSLGIGLNNVRQRLQHIYPGRHELSIRETASEFFVHLTIKSEKIVPSA; encoded by the coding sequence ATGAATAAGTTACAAAAGGTGGAAATATGGGCGGCTACGGGCATTTACCTGCTGGCTTTATTCACGATCCTTTTCCCTGTACTGTCTGACGACGGCCGGTATTCCGGTTTGGCCTGGATGTACGAAAATAATGGTGTGCCGTACGATCATTTCCTGCATGCCGTCTGGCCCGGCCTGCTCACATACACCGCCATGTACGGGGGCTTCATTTTGCTGAATTTCCGGGCCATGCCCCAGTTCGTGGAACACCACCGGTACTGGCGCGGCATCGCCATCTCGCTGGGTGTAGCGGTCGGCGCTTTCCTCATGCTGATGGTGGCCGAAAGCTGGAAGTACGGCTACCGGACCGATTTTTCCAGTGTACGCGCCTTTCACAACTGGTGCGCCGGCCGTGCCCTGATCATCGATTTCGTGTGCCTGGTGGCATTCGCTTTTTATTCCGGCATGAAATCCCTCCTGCTCGCAGGCGCCGAAAACGGCTGGGGCCGCCGCATCGCCGGCATCAAGATCCCGGCAGACATGGTCATCCTCGTCATCGTCTGGCTCGCCGTCACGTTCTTTTTCATCCTCGACCGCCATCCCGCCCGCACCAACCTGTTCTTCTGGTCGGCCGGCTGCTATATCATCTGCTACTATTTCATCAGCCGCCGCTTTTTCGGCCCGCTGCTCCGCAAGGAGCGCCACTGGAAAGAGCTACTGCCCAATGCCATCATGGTATTCCTCATTACCTATGTATTGGCCTGCGTACTGGCAGACGCTTCTACCAACATCAGCCACATGGCGCCATTCTACATCCTGATATTCGTGTGCCAGTTGCTCATGGTGATCCCCCTCGCCTGGTGGCTCACCTGGGCCACGCTCAGCCAAAAAAATGAGGTGTTGACCCTGGAGAAAGCACTGGGTCGCTCTTCCGCCAATCTGGACTTCTTGCGCTCCCAGATCAACCCTCATTTCCTTTTCAACGCCCTCAACACCCTCTACGGCACCGCCCTCCAGGAACAGGCGGGCCGCACCAGCGAAGGGATCCAGAAGTTGGGAGACATGATGCGCTTCATGCTCCACGAAAACACGGAAGAAAAAATCCACCTCAGCAAGGAAGTCGGGTACCTCCAGAACTACATCGCCCTGCAACGCCTGCGCACCCAGGAATCGCCCGACATCAAGATCGAAGTCAACATCCAGGACGCCAACTGCGAGCACGCCATCGCCCCCATGCTGCTCATCCCGTTCGTGGAAAACGCCTTCAAACACGGCATCAGCCTGCGAAACAGGTCGTGGATCGTAGTGTCGCTCTCGTGCGACGATCATCATATCTATTTCGATGCCTACAACAGCCTCCATCCCAAAAGGGAAAACGATCCGGAACGCAACAGCCTCGGCATCGGGCTCAATAACGTCCGCCAACGGCTGCAGCATATTTATCCCGGCAGGCACGAACTGTCTATCCGCGAAACAGCATCGGAATTCTTCGTTCACCTGACCATCAAATCCGAAAAAATAGTTCCATCAGCATGA
- a CDS encoding alpha/beta fold hydrolase — MEALTGQLIDYIRSQNIGPAAVFGYSMGGYIALQAAIQAPDTISRILTLGTKFDWTPDVAAKEARTLNADFLREKAPAFVNQLAEFHGPSAWEPLLPATVGLMEALGQRPLLTPETVTAVDIPVRLMVGDRDHMVSVEETLGIFRSLQNGSMVVLPETKHPIEKVNKAVLIWEIRSFMTL; from the coding sequence ATAGAAGCCCTCACGGGTCAGCTGATCGATTACATCCGGAGCCAAAACATCGGCCCTGCGGCTGTTTTCGGCTACAGCATGGGCGGCTACATCGCCCTGCAGGCCGCCATCCAGGCGCCGGATACCATTTCGCGCATCCTCACCCTCGGCACCAAATTCGACTGGACGCCCGACGTGGCCGCCAAAGAAGCCCGGACGCTCAACGCCGACTTCCTCCGCGAAAAAGCCCCCGCGTTCGTCAACCAGCTCGCCGAATTCCACGGCCCCTCGGCCTGGGAACCCCTCCTGCCCGCCACCGTAGGCCTTATGGAAGCCCTGGGCCAGCGCCCCCTGCTCACCCCGGAAACCGTTACCGCGGTAGACATCCCCGTGCGGCTCATGGTGGGCGACCGCGACCATATGGTCAGCGTGGAAGAAACGCTGGGCATCTTCCGCAGCCTGCAAAACGGCTCCATGGTGGTATTGCCCGAAACAAAGCACCCCATCGAGAAAGTGAACAAAGCCGTGCTGATCTGGGAGATCCGGTCTTTCATGACGCTGTAA